The following proteins come from a genomic window of Thermoproteus sp.:
- a CDS encoding lysine--tRNA ligase produces the protein MDSKVAEWRKLIESLRSSGVEPYPHSFRVTHTVRTLNELRRQALLDPWVGVSISTAGRATDIRRHPNVVFIDLYEDGARFQVMADPKNPALEYIWRGDYVGVSGVIVKTQRGDYAVKAEKIVLLAKAVQSLPEWGKVDRESPFYMRHRSVSMILDIQLRWRIYVRARLIQAYREAFWRRGFVEIPTPVLQPIYGGAAARPFTTHIWAIDEDWYLRISPELYLKRYIIAGFSRVFEIGPQFRNEDIDALHNPEFWSLEAYQAYADYNDMMKLMEETTYEALQSALGTAVVKYGGATINFSPPWRRITLHDALREFGGVDPDRLTDDEIKEKLRELQVPLKVYNRGVALVKLFEKLVEKKLVEPTFVMDYPEESTPLCKPHRQKPGLVERFEAFAGGHELANAYTELNDPVRQYEFFKREEELFPKEEAHPLDYDFVEDLSFGMPPTGGIGIGIDRLAMIATGAESIKDVIPFPIVARRSLERDSAKFSEGKT, from the coding sequence ATGGACTCTAAGGTGGCGGAGTGGCGTAAACTCATCGAAAGCTTGAGGAGCTCCGGCGTGGAGCCTTACCCCCACAGCTTCAGGGTGACCCATACAGTGAGGACCCTCAACGAGTTGAGGAGACAAGCCCTGTTGGACCCTTGGGTCGGCGTCTCTATAAGCACGGCCGGAAGGGCCACCGACATTAGGCGCCACCCCAACGTCGTATTTATCGACCTCTATGAGGACGGGGCGAGGTTTCAAGTCATGGCGGACCCCAAGAACCCCGCCTTGGAGTACATCTGGCGCGGCGACTACGTCGGGGTGTCGGGAGTTATAGTCAAGACGCAGAGAGGCGACTATGCGGTGAAGGCCGAAAAGATAGTGTTGTTGGCTAAGGCTGTGCAGTCCCTCCCCGAATGGGGCAAAGTGGATAGGGAGTCTCCCTTCTATATGCGCCACCGCTCCGTCTCCATGATACTTGACATACAGTTGCGCTGGAGGATATACGTCAGGGCGCGTCTCATCCAGGCCTACCGCGAGGCCTTTTGGCGTAGGGGATTTGTGGAGATACCGACTCCAGTCCTACAGCCAATCTACGGCGGTGCCGCCGCCAGGCCCTTTACGACCCACATATGGGCCATAGACGAGGACTGGTACCTCCGCATATCGCCTGAGCTCTACCTGAAGCGCTACATAATAGCGGGCTTCTCCCGCGTCTTCGAAATAGGGCCACAGTTCCGCAACGAAGACATAGACGCGCTCCACAACCCCGAGTTCTGGTCTCTAGAGGCGTATCAAGCCTACGCCGACTACAACGACATGATGAAGCTCATGGAGGAGACCACCTACGAGGCGTTACAGTCGGCGTTGGGCACTGCCGTGGTCAAATACGGCGGGGCGACGATAAATTTCAGCCCGCCGTGGCGCCGTATAACCCTCCACGACGCCTTGAGGGAATTCGGCGGGGTGGACCCCGACAGGCTCACAGACGACGAGATAAAGGAGAAGTTGAGGGAGCTACAGGTGCCCCTCAAGGTGTACAACCGCGGCGTGGCGTTGGTGAAGCTCTTCGAGAAGCTCGTAGAGAAGAAGCTGGTGGAGCCGACCTTCGTCATGGATTACCCCGAGGAGTCCACGCCTCTCTGCAAGCCCCATAGGCAGAAGCCCGGCCTCGTTGAGCGCTTCGAGGCGTTCGCCGGAGGCCACGAGCTCGCCAACGCATATACGGAGCTCAACGACCCCGTGAGGCAGTACGAGTTCTTCAAGAGGGAGGAAGAGCTCTTCCCGAAGGAGGAGGCGCATCCCCTAGACTACGACTTCGTCGAGGACCTATCCTTCGGCATGCCGCCTACGGGCGGAATAGGCATAGGCATCGACAGACTCGCCATGATAGCTACGGGGGCCGAGTCCATCAAGGACGTAATTCCGTTCCCCATAGTCGCCAGGAGAAGCCTCGAGAGGGACTCGGCTAAATTCTCCGAAGGCAAGACGTAG
- a CDS encoding glycosyltransferase family 2 protein, whose translation MNARSRDAGNIATDDPTPISFIVPVKNEPLDVISAMLVRFSDLDYPKDMFEVLVVSDDDPKYFDKIKILVESLARELGIDARALRRTSGGRYRGSAFNWAADIAKYDVLVFLDVDSRLPRDIAKRAAAAADGKTLIFLGWDGYISLFTRLGKLLRFIYKYFLLYGAYLGRALSGDLVLALGSGIAISKDLLKRAGGFCDCVADDYDISLKVLLAGGHIVYDGGAPIVVEIPATYFAFRRQFARWVFNSSYIARKYLGEVFKSKLPLRYRLSLALTIIQHPLLVTTTVFLPVVGLAAAYTGYIVPPLPVLALEGALAAATLVLLRYVVLLARREGYGVLESLAIAAQNGVVSMLIDITAFVYMLMGFFRDSITWRVTPKGSSQLSFRESLAPELIYTGAVAAVSAWAVATHMWSFALSALGLLAVLLYGLYLVSK comes from the coding sequence GCCGGTTAAGAACGAGCCCCTTGACGTGATATCGGCCATGTTGGTTAGGTTCTCGGATCTTGACTACCCAAAGGATATGTTCGAGGTGTTGGTCGTCTCGGACGACGACCCCAAATATTTCGACAAAATAAAAATCCTCGTAGAGTCTCTCGCCAGGGAGCTCGGCATAGACGCCCGGGCCCTTAGGAGGACTTCTGGAGGCAGATATAGAGGCTCGGCCTTCAATTGGGCCGCAGACATAGCTAAATACGACGTCTTGGTCTTTTTGGATGTGGACAGCAGACTGCCGAGGGATATAGCCAAGAGAGCCGCGGCGGCCGCCGACGGCAAGACGCTGATATTTCTGGGCTGGGACGGATATATCTCCCTATTTACTAGACTGGGGAAGCTCCTTAGATTTATATATAAGTACTTTTTGCTCTACGGCGCATATCTAGGCCGCGCGCTCTCTGGCGACTTGGTGCTGGCCTTGGGCTCCGGGATAGCTATAAGTAAAGACCTGCTCAAGAGGGCCGGCGGCTTCTGCGACTGCGTGGCGGACGACTACGACATATCCCTAAAGGTGTTGCTGGCCGGGGGGCATATTGTATACGACGGCGGGGCCCCTATAGTCGTCGAGATACCTGCCACCTACTTCGCGTTTAGGAGGCAGTTCGCCAGGTGGGTCTTCAACTCCTCATACATCGCCAGGAAGTACCTAGGCGAGGTGTTCAAGTCTAAACTGCCGCTTAGATATAGGCTGAGCCTCGCCCTCACCATAATCCAACACCCGCTGTTGGTGACCACTACGGTCTTCCTCCCAGTGGTCGGCCTCGCGGCCGCCTATACCGGCTACATCGTCCCGCCTCTCCCCGTCTTGGCCCTCGAGGGCGCGCTTGCGGCGGCCACCTTGGTCCTATTGAGATATGTAGTACTCCTGGCGAGGAGGGAGGGCTACGGCGTCTTGGAGTCTCTAGCAATAGCCGCCCAAAACGGCGTGGTCTCCATGTTGATCGACATAACTGCCTTCGTGTATATGTTGATGGGCTTCTTCCGCGACTCCATAACTTGGAGGGTCACCCCCAAGGGCTCGAGCCAGCTCTCGTTTAGGGAGAGCTTGGCGCCGGAGTTGATATATACGGGCGCCGTGGCGGCCGTATCGGCGTGGGCCGTAGCTACACATATGTGGAGCTTCGCCCTAAGCGCTCTGGGGCTACTGGCCGTACTGCTCTACGGGCTCTATCTAGTCAGCAAATAG